The Pannonibacter sp. XCT-53 genomic interval CAGCAGGTTGTGGCCGCCGGCGGCCGCGATCTCCAGCGCGCGCTTGGCGCTTTCCTGTCCCTTCACGTCGGCAAGATCGGGCAGGTCAGTGGCGAGCCCGCGCAGCTTCGGTGCCGGGCGGGACAGCACCTGCGTGCCCTTGAAGTGATTGGCCAGCTGGATCAGGGAACGCGGGGCAAGGATGGCCATGTCCGCGTCGGCCCAGGCTGCTTCCGGGCCACAGTCCGCCGGGCAGATAAGCCCCTTGTCGAGCGCGTTGGCTCCGATCGCGGCCGGCAGGACACCGGCCACCGGAGCCAGGCGGCCGTCGAGCCCGAGTTCTCCCAGCACGACGTAATCCTGCAGCATGTCGCCCGGGATCGCGCCGATCGCGGCCATGATGCCGAGCGCGATCGGCAGGTCGTAGTGGGAGCCTTCCTTCGGCAGGTCGGCCGGCGCGAGATTGACCGTCACGCGCTTGGCCGGCAGCGCCAGTCCGGAGGCCAGGAGCGCAGCCCGCACGCGTTCCCGGCTCTCCCCGACCGCCTTGTCAGGCAGGCCGACGATGGTGAAGGCAACCGCCCCCGCCCCGACCATGACCTGGACATCGACCGGCAGCGCCTCGACGCCCTGAAAAGCCACTGTCGTTACGCGACTGACCATGCCAACCTCCCGAAAAAGTCGAGACTGACGATACGACAACCTTTCGGAGAGTCAAGAACGTAAAGAGAACATAAATTCGCTCGGCCCTCTTGCGGTTCCCGCCGATCCGGCGCAGCATGATGGTCGCCGGCCGTTGCGGAAGACAGCGCCGGACCATCGAAACCCGTGTCCCTCCTCGCGCCTGGCCTGTGCTGCAGCGTCACGGCCCGAACCATCGTGGCGACACGGGGGTGAACCCGCGTTGCGCCGGGAGCCGGTCCCGGGCCGACACGACGCGGTCAAACGGGGGAGCCTGCCATGTGTGATGCCTGTGTGATGTCTGCCGTGAAGTCGCGAATGCTGTCGCGCCGCGACATGTTCCGGCTCGCTGCTGGCGCAAGTGTTGCCGCTGCCGTAACGGCGACAAGCGGCGCAATTCCGGCCATGGCGGCGATTCCGACCAAGGTCAGCGACCTGACCCACGAGCTGAGCGAGAGCTTCCCGACATTCTTCGGTCAGCAGCAGTTCTTTGCGACCAAGCTCTTCGACTATGCGAAGGATAAGTTCAACCTTTACGAGTTGCGGGTGAACGAACATACCGGCACTCATGTGGATGCACCGCTACATTTTTCCGCAGATGGCCAGTCCGTGGCCGAGATCCCGGTCGGCAATCTGGTTGCGCCGCTTGCGGTCGTCGACATCCGGGCGCGGGCGGTGGAGAACCCTGACACCCAGCTGACCCCGGACGACCTGAAGGCCTGGATCGCGGCCCACGGCCCGATCCCGGAGGGAGCCTGCGTGGCGATGCTGTCAGGGTGGGACAAGCATGTTGCCAGCCCGAAGTTCCGCAATCCCGACGACAAGGGCGGGATGCATTTCCCGGGGTTTCATGTGGAGGCGGCGGCGATGCTCATCGAGGAGGCCAAGGTCGTCGGCATTGCGGTCGACACCCTGTCCCTCGACTTCGGCGCCTCGCCGGACTTCGCCACACATTACAAGTGGCTGCCGAGCAACCGGTGGGGCATCGAGTGCATCGCCAATCTGGAGCAGCTGCCGCCGACCGGCGCGACGCTCGTCGTCGGCGCGCCGAAACACAAGGGCGGAACGGGAGGACCGGCCCGGGTGCTGGCCCTGGTGTGACCGACACCGGATGCCGGTGAGGCGGGTGGCCGGTTGTACCGCTTACCGTTGCCGGGATCGCGGCCCTG includes:
- a CDS encoding cyclase family protein, with the translated sequence MCDACVMSAVKSRMLSRRDMFRLAAGASVAAAVTATSGAIPAMAAIPTKVSDLTHELSESFPTFFGQQQFFATKLFDYAKDKFNLYELRVNEHTGTHVDAPLHFSADGQSVAEIPVGNLVAPLAVVDIRARAVENPDTQLTPDDLKAWIAAHGPIPEGACVAMLSGWDKHVASPKFRNPDDKGGMHFPGFHVEAAAMLIEEAKVVGIAVDTLSLDFGASPDFATHYKWLPSNRWGIECIANLEQLPPTGATLVVGAPKHKGGTGGPARVLALV